The Megalobrama amblycephala isolate DHTTF-2021 linkage group LG7, ASM1881202v1, whole genome shotgun sequence genome window below encodes:
- the arhgef7b gene encoding rho guanine nucleotide exchange factor 7b isoform X4, with amino-acid sequence MNSAEQTITWLITLGVLESPKKTLSDPEGFLQASLRDGVVLCKLLERLRPGTVYTIYPDPRKDECLSNIREFVKGCALYQIEVFEANDLLQGQNFSKVLNCLVALNKATSESGGGSNSVCSRHSSSLRIKSFDSLNCSSNHRRSSRHKYNQYRSLDMSENSAPQVLVKARFNFQQTNEDELSFNKGDIIQVTRQEEGGWWEGSLNGKTGWFPSNYVKEIKGSDKPVSPKSGTLKSPPKGLETTNFCKTYYNVVVQNIVQTETEYCKELQTLLSTYLRALQPTDRLSVSDISHIMGNLEEISSFQQTLVHSLEESVKVSESQQRIGGFFLSLIPQMRSLYVTYCSNHPSAVNVLTQHSEELGEFMESKGANTPGILTLTTGLSKPFLRLEKYPTLLKEMERHMEALHPDHPDIQKSMTVFKNLSAQCQEVRKRKELELQILMESIRGWEGEGIKTLGSVLYMSQVLIQNHGAEEKNERYLLLFPHILLMLSASPRMSGFIYQGKLPLTGMAVNKIEDSDTTKNAFEISGNLIERIQVICNNQQDLQDWVDHLHRQTKRTSTSNLKPQNVPCHTLPSHPLTPSRHSENRGVSGSPVYHTLPHLSSLGTPHSGMMWGPLEPPKTQKPWSLSCLRPAPPLKPSAALCYKEDLSKSPKSMKKLLPKRKPERKPSDEEFAVRKSTAALEEDAQILKVIEAYCTSAKTRQTLNSRSKKESGPHMLFPEEEKIIVEETKSNGQTVIEERSLVDTVYALRDEVQELKQDNKRMKRTLEEEQKARKELEKVVRKVLKSMNDPSWDETNL; translated from the exons ATGAATTCGGCTGAACAGACCATCACATGGTTAATAACGCTGGGTGTCCTGGAATCACCCAAAAAGACACTCTCGGATCCCGAAGGATTTTTACAGGCATCTCTCAGAGATGGAGTGGTTTTGTGTAAACTGCTGGAACGACTGCGACCCGGTACAGTTTATACG ATCTATCCGGACCCGAGGAAGGACGAGTGTTTGAGTAATATCAGAGAGTTTGTGAAAGGCTGTGCTTTATATCAAATTGAG GTGTTTGAGGCCAATGACTTACTTCAGGGCCAGAACTTCTCCAAGGTCTTGAATTGTTTGGTTGCACTCAACAAAGCAACTTCAG AGTCCGGTGGTGGGAGTAATTCTGTGTGTTCTCGTCACTCGTCTTCTCTGCGGATCAAGTCCTTTGACTCGCTCAACTGTTCGTCCAATCACAGGAGATCATCCAGACACAAGTACAACCAGTACCGCAGTCTG GACATGTCTGAAAACAGTGCCCCTCAGGTGCTGGTGAAAGCTCGGTTTAACTTCCAGCAGACCAATGAGGATGAGCTGTCCTTCAATAAGGGTGACATCATCCAGGTGACGCGGCAGGAAGAGGGCGGCTGGTGGGAGGGGTCTCTCAATGGCAAGACAGGCTGGTTTCCTAGCAACTATGTCAAAGAGATCAAAGGCTCTG ACAAACCTGTGTCTCCCAAGTCTGGAACACTGAAGAGTCCGCCCAAGGGTCTTGAGACCACTAACTTTTGCAAGACTTACTATAATGTG GTGGTTCAGAATATTGTCCAAACTGAGACCGAATACTGTAAAGAGCTGCAGACGCTCCTCTCAACATATCTGAGAGCATTGCAGCCCACCGACAG GCTCAGCGTGTCAGATATCAGTCACATCATGGGAAATCTAGAGGAGATCAGCTCTTTCCAGCAGACACTGGTGCATTCACTGGAGGAAAGCGTCAA AGTTTCAGAGAGTCAGCAGAGAATAGGAGGCTTCTTCCTGTCCCTCATTCCTCAGATGAGGAGTCTGTACGTGACCTACTGCTCCAACCATCCATCCGCGGTTAACGTTCTCACACAACACAG TGAGGAACTAGGAGAGTTTATGGAAAGTAAAGGTGCAAACACCCCTGGAATCCTCACACTCACTACAGGCCTGAGCAAACCCTTCCTGAGACTGGAGAAATACCCCACGCTACTGAAAGAGATGGAGCGGCACATGGAG GCGCTTCATCCAGATCATCCAGACATTCAGAAGAGCATGACCGTGTTTAAAAATCTCTCA GCCCAGTGTCAGGAAGTGAGGAAGAGGAAGGAACTTGAGCTGCAGATTTTGATGGAGTCTATTCGGGGCTGGGAAGGGGAGGGCATTAAAACCCTGGGCTCTGTTCTCTACATGTCTCAAGTCCTCATCCAGAACCACGGCGCTGAG GAGAAAAACGAGCGATACCTGCTGCTGTTTCCTCACATTCTTCTCATGTTGTCTGCCAGTCCTCGAATGAGTGGTTTCATCTACCAG GGGAAGCTTCCTCTGACTGGAATGGCTGTTAATAAAATAGAGGACAGTGACACcacaaaaaatgcttttgaaataTCTG GAAATTTGATTGAGCGGATCCAGGTGATCTGTAATAACCAGCAAGATCTTCAGGACTGGGTGGATCATCTACACCGGCAGACCAAACGCACTTCAACCAGCAACTTGAAACCACAGAATGTCCCCTGCCATACG CTGCCGTCTCATCCTCTCACTCCGTCCAGACACTCAGAGAATCGGGGTGTGAGCGGATCTCCAGTCTACCACACTCTTCCTCATCTCTCTTCACTCGGAACTCCTCACAGTGGGATGATGTGGGGGCCTCTTGAACCCCCCAAAACCCAGaagccctggagtctcagctgTCTCCGACCTGCACCACCTCTAAAACCCTCAGCTGCATTGTGTTACAAAGAG GATCTCAGTAAAAGTCCCAAAAGTATGAAGAAGCTTCTGCCCAAAAGAAAACCTGAGAGGAAGCCATCTGATGAGGAATTTGCTGTGAGAAAAA GCACTGCAGCTCTGGAGGAGGATGCTCAGATCCTGAAAGTGATCGAAGCATACTGCACAAGCGCTAAAACACGGCAAACACTCAACTCAA GATCAAAGAAGGAGTCAGGGCCACATATGCTTTTTCCTGAGGAGGAGAAAATCATTGTGGAAGAGACAAAGAGCAACGGTCAAACCGTAATCGAAGAAAG GAGTCTGGTGGATACAGTTTATGCCTTAAGGGATGAGGTACAAGAACTTAAGCAG GATAACAAGAGAATGAAGCGTACTCTTGAAGAAGAACAAAAGGCACGGAAAGAGCTGGAGAAGGTTGTCAGGAAAGTGTTAAAGAGTATGAACGACCCATCCTGGGACGAGACTAATTTGTGA
- the arhgef7b gene encoding rho guanine nucleotide exchange factor 7b isoform X2, with translation MNSAEQTITWLITLGVLESPKKTLSDPEGFLQASLRDGVVLCKLLERLRPGTVYTIYPDPRKDECLSNIREFVKGCALYQIEVFEANDLLQGQNFSKVLNCLVALNKATSESGGGSNSVCSRHSSSLRIKSFDSLNCSSNHRRSSRHKYNQYRSLDMSENSAPQVLVKARFNFQQTNEDELSFNKGDIIQVTRQEEGGWWEGSLNGKTGWFPSNYVKEIKGSDKPVSPKSGTLKSPPKGLETTNFCKTYYNVVVQNIVQTETEYCKELQTLLSTYLRALQPTDRLSVSDISHIMGNLEEISSFQQTLVHSLEESVKVSESQQRIGGFFLSLIPQMRSLYVTYCSNHPSAVNVLTQHSEELGEFMESKGANTPGILTLTTGLSKPFLRLEKYPTLLKEMERHMEALHPDHPDIQKSMTVFKNLSAQCQEVRKRKELELQILMESIRGWEGEGIKTLGSVLYMSQVLIQNHGAEEKNERYLLLFPHILLMLSASPRMSGFIYQGKLPLTGMAVNKIEDSDTTKNAFEISGNLIERIQVICNNQQDLQDWVDHLHRQTKRTSTSNLKPQNVPCHTLPSHPLTPSRHSENRGVSGSPVYHTLPHLSSLGTPHSGMMWGPLEPPKTQKPWSLSCLRPAPPLKPSAALCYKEDLSKSPKSMKKLLPKRKPERKPSDEEFAVRKSTAALEEDAQILKVIEAYCTSAKTRQTLNSTWQGTDLMHNHVLADVDQSYVDAVGCRSSGFPSSDQSEDSDYDTIWITHTNRIGSMSRSKKESGPHMLFPEEEKIIVEETKSNGQTVIEERSLVDTVYALRDEVQELKQDNKRMKRTLEEEQKARKELEKVVRKVLKSMNDPSWDETNL, from the exons ATGAATTCGGCTGAACAGACCATCACATGGTTAATAACGCTGGGTGTCCTGGAATCACCCAAAAAGACACTCTCGGATCCCGAAGGATTTTTACAGGCATCTCTCAGAGATGGAGTGGTTTTGTGTAAACTGCTGGAACGACTGCGACCCGGTACAGTTTATACG ATCTATCCGGACCCGAGGAAGGACGAGTGTTTGAGTAATATCAGAGAGTTTGTGAAAGGCTGTGCTTTATATCAAATTGAG GTGTTTGAGGCCAATGACTTACTTCAGGGCCAGAACTTCTCCAAGGTCTTGAATTGTTTGGTTGCACTCAACAAAGCAACTTCAG AGTCCGGTGGTGGGAGTAATTCTGTGTGTTCTCGTCACTCGTCTTCTCTGCGGATCAAGTCCTTTGACTCGCTCAACTGTTCGTCCAATCACAGGAGATCATCCAGACACAAGTACAACCAGTACCGCAGTCTG GACATGTCTGAAAACAGTGCCCCTCAGGTGCTGGTGAAAGCTCGGTTTAACTTCCAGCAGACCAATGAGGATGAGCTGTCCTTCAATAAGGGTGACATCATCCAGGTGACGCGGCAGGAAGAGGGCGGCTGGTGGGAGGGGTCTCTCAATGGCAAGACAGGCTGGTTTCCTAGCAACTATGTCAAAGAGATCAAAGGCTCTG ACAAACCTGTGTCTCCCAAGTCTGGAACACTGAAGAGTCCGCCCAAGGGTCTTGAGACCACTAACTTTTGCAAGACTTACTATAATGTG GTGGTTCAGAATATTGTCCAAACTGAGACCGAATACTGTAAAGAGCTGCAGACGCTCCTCTCAACATATCTGAGAGCATTGCAGCCCACCGACAG GCTCAGCGTGTCAGATATCAGTCACATCATGGGAAATCTAGAGGAGATCAGCTCTTTCCAGCAGACACTGGTGCATTCACTGGAGGAAAGCGTCAA AGTTTCAGAGAGTCAGCAGAGAATAGGAGGCTTCTTCCTGTCCCTCATTCCTCAGATGAGGAGTCTGTACGTGACCTACTGCTCCAACCATCCATCCGCGGTTAACGTTCTCACACAACACAG TGAGGAACTAGGAGAGTTTATGGAAAGTAAAGGTGCAAACACCCCTGGAATCCTCACACTCACTACAGGCCTGAGCAAACCCTTCCTGAGACTGGAGAAATACCCCACGCTACTGAAAGAGATGGAGCGGCACATGGAG GCGCTTCATCCAGATCATCCAGACATTCAGAAGAGCATGACCGTGTTTAAAAATCTCTCA GCCCAGTGTCAGGAAGTGAGGAAGAGGAAGGAACTTGAGCTGCAGATTTTGATGGAGTCTATTCGGGGCTGGGAAGGGGAGGGCATTAAAACCCTGGGCTCTGTTCTCTACATGTCTCAAGTCCTCATCCAGAACCACGGCGCTGAG GAGAAAAACGAGCGATACCTGCTGCTGTTTCCTCACATTCTTCTCATGTTGTCTGCCAGTCCTCGAATGAGTGGTTTCATCTACCAG GGGAAGCTTCCTCTGACTGGAATGGCTGTTAATAAAATAGAGGACAGTGACACcacaaaaaatgcttttgaaataTCTG GAAATTTGATTGAGCGGATCCAGGTGATCTGTAATAACCAGCAAGATCTTCAGGACTGGGTGGATCATCTACACCGGCAGACCAAACGCACTTCAACCAGCAACTTGAAACCACAGAATGTCCCCTGCCATACG CTGCCGTCTCATCCTCTCACTCCGTCCAGACACTCAGAGAATCGGGGTGTGAGCGGATCTCCAGTCTACCACACTCTTCCTCATCTCTCTTCACTCGGAACTCCTCACAGTGGGATGATGTGGGGGCCTCTTGAACCCCCCAAAACCCAGaagccctggagtctcagctgTCTCCGACCTGCACCACCTCTAAAACCCTCAGCTGCATTGTGTTACAAAGAG GATCTCAGTAAAAGTCCCAAAAGTATGAAGAAGCTTCTGCCCAAAAGAAAACCTGAGAGGAAGCCATCTGATGAGGAATTTGCTGTGAGAAAAA GCACTGCAGCTCTGGAGGAGGATGCTCAGATCCTGAAAGTGATCGAAGCATACTGCACAAGCGCTAAAACACGGCAAACACTCAACTCAA CATGGCAGGGCACTGATTTGATGCATAATCATGTGCTGGCTGATGTTGACCAATCGTATGTGGATGCTGTGGGTTGTCGTAGCAGCGGATTTCCCTCTTCTGACCAATCTGAAGACTCGGACTATGACACTATATGGATAACTCACACTAACAGAATTGGTTCTATGTCCC GATCAAAGAAGGAGTCAGGGCCACATATGCTTTTTCCTGAGGAGGAGAAAATCATTGTGGAAGAGACAAAGAGCAACGGTCAAACCGTAATCGAAGAAAG GAGTCTGGTGGATACAGTTTATGCCTTAAGGGATGAGGTACAAGAACTTAAGCAG GATAACAAGAGAATGAAGCGTACTCTTGAAGAAGAACAAAAGGCACGGAAAGAGCTGGAGAAGGTTGTCAGGAAAGTGTTAAAGAGTATGAACGACCCATCCTGGGACGAGACTAATTTGTGA
- the arhgef7b gene encoding rho guanine nucleotide exchange factor 7b isoform X1 — protein MNSAEQTITWLITLGVLESPKKTLSDPEGFLQASLRDGVVLCKLLERLRPGTVYTIYPDPRKDECLSNIREFVKGCALYQIEVFEANDLLQGQNFSKVLNCLVALNKATSESGGGSNSVCSRHSSSLRIKSFDSLNCSSNHRRSSRHKYNQYRSLDMSENSAPQVLVKARFNFQQTNEDELSFNKGDIIQVTRQEEGGWWEGSLNGKTGWFPSNYVKEIKGSDKPVSPKSGTLKSPPKGLETTNFCKTYYNVVVQNIVQTETEYCKELQTLLSTYLRALQPTDRLSVSDISHIMGNLEEISSFQQTLVHSLEESVKVSESQQRIGGFFLSLIPQMRSLYVTYCSNHPSAVNVLTQHSEELGEFMESKGANTPGILTLTTGLSKPFLRLEKYPTLLKEMERHMEALHPDHPDIQKSMTVFKNLSAQCQEVRKRKELELQILMESIRGWEGEGIKTLGSVLYMSQVLIQNHGAEEKNERYLLLFPHILLMLSASPRMSGFIYQGKLPLTGMAVNKIEDSDTTKNAFEISGNLIERIQVICNNQQDLQDWVDHLHRQTKRTSTSNLKPQNVPCHTLPSHPLTPSRHSENRGVSGSPVYHTLPHLSSLGTPHSGMMWGPLEPPKTQKPWSLSCLRPAPPLKPSAALCYKEDLSKSPKSMKKLLPKRKPERKPSDEEFAVRKTKFKIKDRNRRERGNSTGTAALEEDAQILKVIEAYCTSAKTRQTLNSTWQGTDLMHNHVLADVDQSYVDAVGCRSSGFPSSDQSEDSDYDTIWITHTNRIGSMSRSKKESGPHMLFPEEEKIIVEETKSNGQTVIEERSLVDTVYALRDEVQELKQDNKRMKRTLEEEQKARKELEKVVRKVLKSMNDPSWDETNL, from the exons ATGAATTCGGCTGAACAGACCATCACATGGTTAATAACGCTGGGTGTCCTGGAATCACCCAAAAAGACACTCTCGGATCCCGAAGGATTTTTACAGGCATCTCTCAGAGATGGAGTGGTTTTGTGTAAACTGCTGGAACGACTGCGACCCGGTACAGTTTATACG ATCTATCCGGACCCGAGGAAGGACGAGTGTTTGAGTAATATCAGAGAGTTTGTGAAAGGCTGTGCTTTATATCAAATTGAG GTGTTTGAGGCCAATGACTTACTTCAGGGCCAGAACTTCTCCAAGGTCTTGAATTGTTTGGTTGCACTCAACAAAGCAACTTCAG AGTCCGGTGGTGGGAGTAATTCTGTGTGTTCTCGTCACTCGTCTTCTCTGCGGATCAAGTCCTTTGACTCGCTCAACTGTTCGTCCAATCACAGGAGATCATCCAGACACAAGTACAACCAGTACCGCAGTCTG GACATGTCTGAAAACAGTGCCCCTCAGGTGCTGGTGAAAGCTCGGTTTAACTTCCAGCAGACCAATGAGGATGAGCTGTCCTTCAATAAGGGTGACATCATCCAGGTGACGCGGCAGGAAGAGGGCGGCTGGTGGGAGGGGTCTCTCAATGGCAAGACAGGCTGGTTTCCTAGCAACTATGTCAAAGAGATCAAAGGCTCTG ACAAACCTGTGTCTCCCAAGTCTGGAACACTGAAGAGTCCGCCCAAGGGTCTTGAGACCACTAACTTTTGCAAGACTTACTATAATGTG GTGGTTCAGAATATTGTCCAAACTGAGACCGAATACTGTAAAGAGCTGCAGACGCTCCTCTCAACATATCTGAGAGCATTGCAGCCCACCGACAG GCTCAGCGTGTCAGATATCAGTCACATCATGGGAAATCTAGAGGAGATCAGCTCTTTCCAGCAGACACTGGTGCATTCACTGGAGGAAAGCGTCAA AGTTTCAGAGAGTCAGCAGAGAATAGGAGGCTTCTTCCTGTCCCTCATTCCTCAGATGAGGAGTCTGTACGTGACCTACTGCTCCAACCATCCATCCGCGGTTAACGTTCTCACACAACACAG TGAGGAACTAGGAGAGTTTATGGAAAGTAAAGGTGCAAACACCCCTGGAATCCTCACACTCACTACAGGCCTGAGCAAACCCTTCCTGAGACTGGAGAAATACCCCACGCTACTGAAAGAGATGGAGCGGCACATGGAG GCGCTTCATCCAGATCATCCAGACATTCAGAAGAGCATGACCGTGTTTAAAAATCTCTCA GCCCAGTGTCAGGAAGTGAGGAAGAGGAAGGAACTTGAGCTGCAGATTTTGATGGAGTCTATTCGGGGCTGGGAAGGGGAGGGCATTAAAACCCTGGGCTCTGTTCTCTACATGTCTCAAGTCCTCATCCAGAACCACGGCGCTGAG GAGAAAAACGAGCGATACCTGCTGCTGTTTCCTCACATTCTTCTCATGTTGTCTGCCAGTCCTCGAATGAGTGGTTTCATCTACCAG GGGAAGCTTCCTCTGACTGGAATGGCTGTTAATAAAATAGAGGACAGTGACACcacaaaaaatgcttttgaaataTCTG GAAATTTGATTGAGCGGATCCAGGTGATCTGTAATAACCAGCAAGATCTTCAGGACTGGGTGGATCATCTACACCGGCAGACCAAACGCACTTCAACCAGCAACTTGAAACCACAGAATGTCCCCTGCCATACG CTGCCGTCTCATCCTCTCACTCCGTCCAGACACTCAGAGAATCGGGGTGTGAGCGGATCTCCAGTCTACCACACTCTTCCTCATCTCTCTTCACTCGGAACTCCTCACAGTGGGATGATGTGGGGGCCTCTTGAACCCCCCAAAACCCAGaagccctggagtctcagctgTCTCCGACCTGCACCACCTCTAAAACCCTCAGCTGCATTGTGTTACAAAGAG GATCTCAGTAAAAGTCCCAAAAGTATGAAGAAGCTTCTGCCCAAAAGAAAACCTGAGAGGAAGCCATCTGATGAGGAATTTGCTGTGAGAAAAA CTAAATTCAAGATCAAAGACCGCAATAGGAGAGAGCgcggcaacagcactg GCACTGCAGCTCTGGAGGAGGATGCTCAGATCCTGAAAGTGATCGAAGCATACTGCACAAGCGCTAAAACACGGCAAACACTCAACTCAA CATGGCAGGGCACTGATTTGATGCATAATCATGTGCTGGCTGATGTTGACCAATCGTATGTGGATGCTGTGGGTTGTCGTAGCAGCGGATTTCCCTCTTCTGACCAATCTGAAGACTCGGACTATGACACTATATGGATAACTCACACTAACAGAATTGGTTCTATGTCCC GATCAAAGAAGGAGTCAGGGCCACATATGCTTTTTCCTGAGGAGGAGAAAATCATTGTGGAAGAGACAAAGAGCAACGGTCAAACCGTAATCGAAGAAAG GAGTCTGGTGGATACAGTTTATGCCTTAAGGGATGAGGTACAAGAACTTAAGCAG GATAACAAGAGAATGAAGCGTACTCTTGAAGAAGAACAAAAGGCACGGAAAGAGCTGGAGAAGGTTGTCAGGAAAGTGTTAAAGAGTATGAACGACCCATCCTGGGACGAGACTAATTTGTGA
- the arhgef7b gene encoding rho guanine nucleotide exchange factor 7b isoform X3, whose protein sequence is MNSAEQTITWLITLGVLESPKKTLSDPEGFLQASLRDGVVLCKLLERLRPGTVYTIYPDPRKDECLSNIREFVKGCALYQIEVFEANDLLQGQNFSKVLNCLVALNKATSESGGGSNSVCSRHSSSLRIKSFDSLNCSSNHRRSSRHKYNQYRSLDMSENSAPQVLVKARFNFQQTNEDELSFNKGDIIQVTRQEEGGWWEGSLNGKTGWFPSNYVKEIKGSDKPVSPKSGTLKSPPKGLETTNFCKTYYNVVVQNIVQTETEYCKELQTLLSTYLRALQPTDRLSVSDISHIMGNLEEISSFQQTLVHSLEESVKVSESQQRIGGFFLSLIPQMRSLYVTYCSNHPSAVNVLTQHSEELGEFMESKGANTPGILTLTTGLSKPFLRLEKYPTLLKEMERHMEALHPDHPDIQKSMTVFKNLSAQCQEVRKRKELELQILMESIRGWEGEGIKTLGSVLYMSQVLIQNHGAEEKNERYLLLFPHILLMLSASPRMSGFIYQGKLPLTGMAVNKIEDSDTTKNAFEISGNLIERIQVICNNQQDLQDWVDHLHRQTKRTSTSNLKPQNVPCHTLPSHPLTPSRHSENRGVSGSPVYHTLPHLSSLGTPHSGMMWGPLEPPKTQKPWSLSCLRPAPPLKPSAALCYKEDLSKSPKSMKKLLPKRKPERKPSDEEFAVRKTKFKIKDRNRRERGNSTGTAALEEDAQILKVIEAYCTSAKTRQTLNSRSKKESGPHMLFPEEEKIIVEETKSNGQTVIEERSLVDTVYALRDEVQELKQDNKRMKRTLEEEQKARKELEKVVRKVLKSMNDPSWDETNL, encoded by the exons ATGAATTCGGCTGAACAGACCATCACATGGTTAATAACGCTGGGTGTCCTGGAATCACCCAAAAAGACACTCTCGGATCCCGAAGGATTTTTACAGGCATCTCTCAGAGATGGAGTGGTTTTGTGTAAACTGCTGGAACGACTGCGACCCGGTACAGTTTATACG ATCTATCCGGACCCGAGGAAGGACGAGTGTTTGAGTAATATCAGAGAGTTTGTGAAAGGCTGTGCTTTATATCAAATTGAG GTGTTTGAGGCCAATGACTTACTTCAGGGCCAGAACTTCTCCAAGGTCTTGAATTGTTTGGTTGCACTCAACAAAGCAACTTCAG AGTCCGGTGGTGGGAGTAATTCTGTGTGTTCTCGTCACTCGTCTTCTCTGCGGATCAAGTCCTTTGACTCGCTCAACTGTTCGTCCAATCACAGGAGATCATCCAGACACAAGTACAACCAGTACCGCAGTCTG GACATGTCTGAAAACAGTGCCCCTCAGGTGCTGGTGAAAGCTCGGTTTAACTTCCAGCAGACCAATGAGGATGAGCTGTCCTTCAATAAGGGTGACATCATCCAGGTGACGCGGCAGGAAGAGGGCGGCTGGTGGGAGGGGTCTCTCAATGGCAAGACAGGCTGGTTTCCTAGCAACTATGTCAAAGAGATCAAAGGCTCTG ACAAACCTGTGTCTCCCAAGTCTGGAACACTGAAGAGTCCGCCCAAGGGTCTTGAGACCACTAACTTTTGCAAGACTTACTATAATGTG GTGGTTCAGAATATTGTCCAAACTGAGACCGAATACTGTAAAGAGCTGCAGACGCTCCTCTCAACATATCTGAGAGCATTGCAGCCCACCGACAG GCTCAGCGTGTCAGATATCAGTCACATCATGGGAAATCTAGAGGAGATCAGCTCTTTCCAGCAGACACTGGTGCATTCACTGGAGGAAAGCGTCAA AGTTTCAGAGAGTCAGCAGAGAATAGGAGGCTTCTTCCTGTCCCTCATTCCTCAGATGAGGAGTCTGTACGTGACCTACTGCTCCAACCATCCATCCGCGGTTAACGTTCTCACACAACACAG TGAGGAACTAGGAGAGTTTATGGAAAGTAAAGGTGCAAACACCCCTGGAATCCTCACACTCACTACAGGCCTGAGCAAACCCTTCCTGAGACTGGAGAAATACCCCACGCTACTGAAAGAGATGGAGCGGCACATGGAG GCGCTTCATCCAGATCATCCAGACATTCAGAAGAGCATGACCGTGTTTAAAAATCTCTCA GCCCAGTGTCAGGAAGTGAGGAAGAGGAAGGAACTTGAGCTGCAGATTTTGATGGAGTCTATTCGGGGCTGGGAAGGGGAGGGCATTAAAACCCTGGGCTCTGTTCTCTACATGTCTCAAGTCCTCATCCAGAACCACGGCGCTGAG GAGAAAAACGAGCGATACCTGCTGCTGTTTCCTCACATTCTTCTCATGTTGTCTGCCAGTCCTCGAATGAGTGGTTTCATCTACCAG GGGAAGCTTCCTCTGACTGGAATGGCTGTTAATAAAATAGAGGACAGTGACACcacaaaaaatgcttttgaaataTCTG GAAATTTGATTGAGCGGATCCAGGTGATCTGTAATAACCAGCAAGATCTTCAGGACTGGGTGGATCATCTACACCGGCAGACCAAACGCACTTCAACCAGCAACTTGAAACCACAGAATGTCCCCTGCCATACG CTGCCGTCTCATCCTCTCACTCCGTCCAGACACTCAGAGAATCGGGGTGTGAGCGGATCTCCAGTCTACCACACTCTTCCTCATCTCTCTTCACTCGGAACTCCTCACAGTGGGATGATGTGGGGGCCTCTTGAACCCCCCAAAACCCAGaagccctggagtctcagctgTCTCCGACCTGCACCACCTCTAAAACCCTCAGCTGCATTGTGTTACAAAGAG GATCTCAGTAAAAGTCCCAAAAGTATGAAGAAGCTTCTGCCCAAAAGAAAACCTGAGAGGAAGCCATCTGATGAGGAATTTGCTGTGAGAAAAA CTAAATTCAAGATCAAAGACCGCAATAGGAGAGAGCgcggcaacagcactg GCACTGCAGCTCTGGAGGAGGATGCTCAGATCCTGAAAGTGATCGAAGCATACTGCACAAGCGCTAAAACACGGCAAACACTCAACTCAA GATCAAAGAAGGAGTCAGGGCCACATATGCTTTTTCCTGAGGAGGAGAAAATCATTGTGGAAGAGACAAAGAGCAACGGTCAAACCGTAATCGAAGAAAG GAGTCTGGTGGATACAGTTTATGCCTTAAGGGATGAGGTACAAGAACTTAAGCAG GATAACAAGAGAATGAAGCGTACTCTTGAAGAAGAACAAAAGGCACGGAAAGAGCTGGAGAAGGTTGTCAGGAAAGTGTTAAAGAGTATGAACGACCCATCCTGGGACGAGACTAATTTGTGA